A DNA window from Onthophagus taurus isolate NC chromosome 1, IU_Otau_3.0, whole genome shotgun sequence contains the following coding sequences:
- the LOC111420510 gene encoding protein nervous wreck isoform X4: MQPPPRKGNYVKFLKNLHSEQLAKLALKNQHECDLLEDIRSFTIKRSAIEKSYSEALLKISSAYLNKKIPNIPDIKLDGGEEKWNMWNVWRTVLEENEKLARARLAAVEVFQQQIADDAKVLRAHKLAAARKCVDQLAIVQKELQTCVIDVDKTKKLYFDEEHSAHDVRDKARDIEEKLKKKKGSFFQSITSLQKNSAKVSSKRDQLEEKSTGARNDYILCLAAANAHQTRYFVVDLQLAMTTMESNVYDKVAEYLTLMGRTELLTCSAMQNSFSTIRDQAKQLTREYNLQCCYLYYPVLKQHIQYDYEPCDNDAVHTITADHDSAAATLSKEARRWATKIARENNNIKESVRKLQIYTALRESGQKTDPNDPNGPDLETKIEEMKQNIRRSETAKTKADARIEALRKGGVNVDEWLQEAETLTVQDIQRSTSSLSMRTDASGAADHPSSDSFYDSDYAEGDTATIPAERPQEPEEPQRDDSQEVDAMLEQERQRIEQLTAGWDDPTQVDWGADDAEPEGLPRERTPSGPTLKCTALYSYTAQNPDELTIVENEQLEVVGEGDGDGWLRARNYRGEEGYVPHNYLDVEREQSVTTPGLVQQISFSSVDYTVDNEEESLPQSETNQSPEQVSVIAAPLVQDTPPIDQTFGYCCALYDYDGEGDEELTFEEGQVIRIVSKCAHSVDDGWWKGELEGRIGNFPSLVVEECDENGEPLTEHWNESPPCSAPPVFTPPEIPEHLIPADEEIIIEDTPQSEDGSSSKPPSQPPPPPLVQAVNNAFSMELSRNQQQQYGSQFENDIPTIDVPSVVVADEDGEAVTESDQTDEYGLGVAQIVITAATPMVEEADHSFPQTEEEEPPPSNHVEETTTATTIAEEEEPTFDDEMTEIEKGDPMTTTTSSGFEDLEDRYGNDDQPDSAQYPVSSSTEGEGETTGPSTAENSICNVPPMEDNEPPKQVVGGRASIPDELEPHQLARLQDLKESNA; this comes from the exons gAATATGTGGAACGTTTGGCGTACAGTTTTagaagaaaacgaaaagttaGCTCGAGCTAGATTGGCTGCAGTGGAAGTTTTTCAACAGCAAATTGCAGATGACGCAAAAGTGTTGAGGGCTCACAAGTTGGCCGCAGCCAGGAAG TGTGTAGACCAGTTAGCCATCGTACAGAAAGAACTCCAAACTTGTGTGATCGACGTTGAtaaaacgaagaaattataCTTTGATGAAGAGCATAGCGCCCACGATGTTAGAGATAAAGCCAGAGACATCGAAGAAAA attaaaaaagaaaaaagggtCATTCTTCCAATCAATCACatcgttacaaaaaaatagtgCTAAAGTATCATCAAAACGCGACCAATTAGAAGAGAAATCAACGGGAGCAAGAAACGATTACATTCTCTGTTTAGCAGCCGCGAACGCCCACCAAACCAGATATTTCGTAGTAGATCTTCAACTAGCCATGACGACGATGGAGAGTAACGTATACGACAAAGTAGCAGAATATTTAACCTTGATGGGTCGCACGGAACTTTTAACGTGTTCAGCTATGCAAAACTCCTTTAGCACAATCCGCGATCAAGCGAAGCAACTAACCAGAGAATACAACCTCCAATGTTGTTACCTCTATTATCCCGTATTAAAACAACACATTCAATACGATTACGAACCGTGCGATAACGATGCTGTGCATACGATAACGGCTGATCACGATTCTGCTGCGGCTACGTTAAGTAAAGAAGCGAGAAGATGGGCTACGAAAATAGCcagagaaaataataatattaaagagTCGGTGAGGAAATTACAGATTTATACTGCGCTAAGGGAATCTGGTCAAAAGACGGATCCGAATGATCCCAACGGACCCGATTtggaaacaaaaattgaagaaatgaagCAGAATATTAGGAGAAGTGAAACGGCCAAAACGAAAGCGGATGCGCGTATTGAAGCTCTTAGGAAAGGTGGTGTTAATGTTGATGAGTGGTTACAGGAAGCTGAAACGTTGACGGTTCAAGATATTCAAAGGTCAACGAGTTCATTGTCGATGAGGACGGATGCGTCAGGTGCTGcg GATCATCCAAGTTCAGATTCATTTTACGATAGTGATTACGCGGAAGGTGATACCGCAACAATTCCAGCGGAAAGACCGCAAGAACCAGAGGAACCCCAACGTGATGATAGCCAAGAGGTCGACG ctaTGCTGGAACAAGAACGTCAACGGATAGAACAATTAACCGCGGGTTGGGACGATCCAACGCAGGTAGATTGGGGTGCGGATGATGCGGAACCGGAGGGATTACCCAGAGAAAGGACGCCATCAGGACCAACGTTGAAATGTACGGCGTTGTATTCGTATACG GCCCAGAATCCTGACGAGCTGACAATCGTGGAGAATGAACAGTTGGAGGTCGTCGGGGAGGGTGACGGCGACGGTTGGCTTCGCGCCAGAAACTATCGCGGTGAGGAGGGTTATGTCCCTCACAATTACCTGGATGTCGAACGGGAACAATCGGTAACAACTCCTGGCTTAGTTCAACAGATTTCCTTTTCGTCCGTTGACTACACGGTGGACAACGAAGAGGAAAGTCTTCCGCAATCCGAAACGAACCAATCACCAGAACaa GTATCCGTAATAGCAGCACCATTAGTACAAGACACACCTCCAATAGATCAAACGTTCGGTTATTGTTGTGCCCTTTACGATTACGACGGCGAAGGGGATGAAGAGTTAACTTTCGAGGAAGGTCAAGTAATAAGAATCGTAAGCAAATGTGCGCATAGCGTCGATGATGGTTGGTGGAAAGGAGAACTTGAAGGCAGGATCGGAAATTTCCCTTCGTTAGTTGTCGAAGAATGTGATGAAAACGGGGAACCACTCACAGAACATTGGAATGAATCCCCCCCTTGTTCCGCACCACCTGTTTTCACGCCTCCGGAAATTCCGGAGCATCTCATACCAGCCGACGaggaaataattattgaagATACTCCTCAATCGGAAGATGGAAGCAGCAGCAAGCCGCCTTCCCAACCGCCTCCTCCACCATTAGTTCAAGCCGTTAATAATGCTTTTTCGATGGAATTAAGTCGGAACCAACAACAACAGTATGGATCGCAGTTTGAAAACGACATACCGA CTATAGACGTTCCTAGCGTCGTTGTTGCGGATGAG gACGGAGAAGCAGTAACGGAAAGTGACCAAACAGACGAGTACGGTTTAGGTGTCGCTCAGATAGTAATAACAGCGGCGACACCAATGGTCGAAGAAGCGGACCATTCATTTCCGCAAACGGAAGAGGAAGAACCGCCACCATCGAATCACGTCGAAGAAACAACGACGGCGACAACGATAGCGGAAGAAGAGGAACCAACTTTCGACGACGAGATGACGGAAATCGAAAAGGGCGATCCGATGACAACGACCACTTCTAGCGGCTTCGAAGACCTGGAGGACCGATACGGTAACGACGATCAACCGGATTCCGCGCAATACCCGGTGAGCAGTAGCACTGAAGGAGAGGGTGAAACGACGGGACCAAGCACTGCTGAAAATTCAATTTGTAACGTTCCTCCGATGGAGGATAACGAACCGCCAAAGCAAGTCGTTGGCGGCAGGGCCAGTATTCCCGACGAACTCGAACCTCACCAACTGGCCAGGCTGCAAGACCTGAAGGAATCGAACGCGTAG
- the LOC111420510 gene encoding protein nervous wreck isoform X2: MGRLKSRKFDVCQKGNYVKFLKNLHSEQLAKLALKNQHECDLLEDIRSFTIKRSAIEKSYSEALLKISSAYLNKKIPNIPDIKLDGGEEKWNMWNVWRTVLEENEKLARARLAAVEVFQQQIADDAKVLRAHKLAAARKCVDQLAIVQKELQTCVIDVDKTKKLYFDEEHSAHDVRDKARDIEEKLKKKKGSFFQSITSLQKNSAKVSSKRDQLEEKSTGARNDYILCLAAANAHQTRYFVVDLQLAMTTMESNVYDKVAEYLTLMGRTELLTCSAMQNSFSTIRDQAKQLTREYNLQCCYLYYPVLKQHIQYDYEPCDNDAVHTITADHDSAAATLSKEARRWATKIARENNNIKESVRKLQIYTALRESGQKTDPNDPNGPDLETKIEEMKQNIRRSETAKTKADARIEALRKGGVNVDEWLQEAETLTVQDIQRSTSSLSMRTDASGAADHPSSDSFYDSDYAEGDTATIPAERPQEPEEPQRDDSQEVDAMLEQERQRIEQLTAGWDDPTQVDWGADDAEPEGLPRERTPSGPTLKCTALYSYTAQNPDELTIVENEQLEVVGEGDGDGWLRARNYRGEEGYVPHNYLDVEREQSVTTPGLVQQISFSSVDYTVDNEEESLPQSETNQSPEQVSVIAAPLVQDTPPIDQTFGYCCALYDYDGEGDEELTFEEGQVIRIVSKCAHSVDDGWWKGELEGRIGNFPSLVVEECDENGEPLTEHWNESPPCSAPPVFTPPEIPEHLIPADEEIIIEDTPQSEDGSSSKPPSQPPPPPLVQAVNNAFSMELSRNQQQQYGSQFENDIPTIDVPSVVVADEDGEAVTESDQTDEYGLGVAQIVITAATPMVEEADHSFPQTEEEEPPPSNHVEETTTATTIAEEEEPTFDDEMTEIEKGDPMTTTTSSGFEDLEDRYGNDDQPDSAQYPVSSSTEGEGETTGPSTAENSICNVPPMEDNEPPKQVVGGRASIPDELEPHQLARLQDLKESNA, from the exons gAATATGTGGAACGTTTGGCGTACAGTTTTagaagaaaacgaaaagttaGCTCGAGCTAGATTGGCTGCAGTGGAAGTTTTTCAACAGCAAATTGCAGATGACGCAAAAGTGTTGAGGGCTCACAAGTTGGCCGCAGCCAGGAAG TGTGTAGACCAGTTAGCCATCGTACAGAAAGAACTCCAAACTTGTGTGATCGACGTTGAtaaaacgaagaaattataCTTTGATGAAGAGCATAGCGCCCACGATGTTAGAGATAAAGCCAGAGACATCGAAGAAAA attaaaaaagaaaaaagggtCATTCTTCCAATCAATCACatcgttacaaaaaaatagtgCTAAAGTATCATCAAAACGCGACCAATTAGAAGAGAAATCAACGGGAGCAAGAAACGATTACATTCTCTGTTTAGCAGCCGCGAACGCCCACCAAACCAGATATTTCGTAGTAGATCTTCAACTAGCCATGACGACGATGGAGAGTAACGTATACGACAAAGTAGCAGAATATTTAACCTTGATGGGTCGCACGGAACTTTTAACGTGTTCAGCTATGCAAAACTCCTTTAGCACAATCCGCGATCAAGCGAAGCAACTAACCAGAGAATACAACCTCCAATGTTGTTACCTCTATTATCCCGTATTAAAACAACACATTCAATACGATTACGAACCGTGCGATAACGATGCTGTGCATACGATAACGGCTGATCACGATTCTGCTGCGGCTACGTTAAGTAAAGAAGCGAGAAGATGGGCTACGAAAATAGCcagagaaaataataatattaaagagTCGGTGAGGAAATTACAGATTTATACTGCGCTAAGGGAATCTGGTCAAAAGACGGATCCGAATGATCCCAACGGACCCGATTtggaaacaaaaattgaagaaatgaagCAGAATATTAGGAGAAGTGAAACGGCCAAAACGAAAGCGGATGCGCGTATTGAAGCTCTTAGGAAAGGTGGTGTTAATGTTGATGAGTGGTTACAGGAAGCTGAAACGTTGACGGTTCAAGATATTCAAAGGTCAACGAGTTCATTGTCGATGAGGACGGATGCGTCAGGTGCTGcg GATCATCCAAGTTCAGATTCATTTTACGATAGTGATTACGCGGAAGGTGATACCGCAACAATTCCAGCGGAAAGACCGCAAGAACCAGAGGAACCCCAACGTGATGATAGCCAAGAGGTCGACG ctaTGCTGGAACAAGAACGTCAACGGATAGAACAATTAACCGCGGGTTGGGACGATCCAACGCAGGTAGATTGGGGTGCGGATGATGCGGAACCGGAGGGATTACCCAGAGAAAGGACGCCATCAGGACCAACGTTGAAATGTACGGCGTTGTATTCGTATACG GCCCAGAATCCTGACGAGCTGACAATCGTGGAGAATGAACAGTTGGAGGTCGTCGGGGAGGGTGACGGCGACGGTTGGCTTCGCGCCAGAAACTATCGCGGTGAGGAGGGTTATGTCCCTCACAATTACCTGGATGTCGAACGGGAACAATCGGTAACAACTCCTGGCTTAGTTCAACAGATTTCCTTTTCGTCCGTTGACTACACGGTGGACAACGAAGAGGAAAGTCTTCCGCAATCCGAAACGAACCAATCACCAGAACaa GTATCCGTAATAGCAGCACCATTAGTACAAGACACACCTCCAATAGATCAAACGTTCGGTTATTGTTGTGCCCTTTACGATTACGACGGCGAAGGGGATGAAGAGTTAACTTTCGAGGAAGGTCAAGTAATAAGAATCGTAAGCAAATGTGCGCATAGCGTCGATGATGGTTGGTGGAAAGGAGAACTTGAAGGCAGGATCGGAAATTTCCCTTCGTTAGTTGTCGAAGAATGTGATGAAAACGGGGAACCACTCACAGAACATTGGAATGAATCCCCCCCTTGTTCCGCACCACCTGTTTTCACGCCTCCGGAAATTCCGGAGCATCTCATACCAGCCGACGaggaaataattattgaagATACTCCTCAATCGGAAGATGGAAGCAGCAGCAAGCCGCCTTCCCAACCGCCTCCTCCACCATTAGTTCAAGCCGTTAATAATGCTTTTTCGATGGAATTAAGTCGGAACCAACAACAACAGTATGGATCGCAGTTTGAAAACGACATACCGA CTATAGACGTTCCTAGCGTCGTTGTTGCGGATGAG gACGGAGAAGCAGTAACGGAAAGTGACCAAACAGACGAGTACGGTTTAGGTGTCGCTCAGATAGTAATAACAGCGGCGACACCAATGGTCGAAGAAGCGGACCATTCATTTCCGCAAACGGAAGAGGAAGAACCGCCACCATCGAATCACGTCGAAGAAACAACGACGGCGACAACGATAGCGGAAGAAGAGGAACCAACTTTCGACGACGAGATGACGGAAATCGAAAAGGGCGATCCGATGACAACGACCACTTCTAGCGGCTTCGAAGACCTGGAGGACCGATACGGTAACGACGATCAACCGGATTCCGCGCAATACCCGGTGAGCAGTAGCACTGAAGGAGAGGGTGAAACGACGGGACCAAGCACTGCTGAAAATTCAATTTGTAACGTTCCTCCGATGGAGGATAACGAACCGCCAAAGCAAGTCGTTGGCGGCAGGGCCAGTATTCCCGACGAACTCGAACCTCACCAACTGGCCAGGCTGCAAGACCTGAAGGAATCGAACGCGTAG
- the LOC111420510 gene encoding protein nervous wreck isoform X3 — protein MQPPPRKGNYVKFLKNLHSEQLAKLALKNQHECDLLEDIRSFTIKRSAIEKSYSEALLKISSAYLNKKIPNIPDIKLDGGEEKWNMWNVWRTVLEENEKLARARLAAVEVFQQQIADDAKVLRAHKLAAARKCVDQLAIVQKELQTCVIDVDKTKKLYFDEEHSAHDVRDKARDIEEKLKKKKGSFFQSITSLQKNSAKVSSKRDQLEEKSTGARNDYILCLAAANAHQTRYFVVDLQLAMTTMESNVYDKVAEYLTLMGRTELLTCSAMQNSFSTIRDQAKQLTREYNLQCCYLYYPVLKQHIQYDYEPCDNDAVHTITADHDSAAATLSKEARRWATKIARENNNIKESVRKLQIYTALRESGQKTDPNDPNGPDLETKIEEMKQNIRRSETAKTKADARIEALRKGGVNVDEWLQEAETLTVQDIQRSTSSLSMRTDASGAADHPSSDSFYDSDYAEGDTATIPAERPQEPEEPQRDDSQEVDGEWAMLEQERQRIEQLTAGWDDPTQVDWGADDAEPEGLPRERTPSGPTLKCTALYSYTAQNPDELTIVENEQLEVVGEGDGDGWLRARNYRGEEGYVPHNYLDVEREQSVTTPGLVQQISFSSVDYTVDNEEESLPQSETNQSPEQVSVIAAPLVQDTPPIDQTFGYCCALYDYDGEGDEELTFEEGQVIRIVSKCAHSVDDGWWKGELEGRIGNFPSLVVEECDENGEPLTEHWNESPPCSAPPVFTPPEIPEHLIPADEEIIIEDTPQSEDGSSSKPPSQPPPPPLVQAVNNAFSMELSRNQQQQYGSQFENDIPTIDVPSVVVADEDGEAVTESDQTDEYGLGVAQIVITAATPMVEEADHSFPQTEEEEPPPSNHVEETTTATTIAEEEEPTFDDEMTEIEKGDPMTTTTSSGFEDLEDRYGNDDQPDSAQYPVSSSTEGEGETTGPSTAENSICNVPPMEDNEPPKQVVGGRASIPDELEPHQLARLQDLKESNA, from the exons gAATATGTGGAACGTTTGGCGTACAGTTTTagaagaaaacgaaaagttaGCTCGAGCTAGATTGGCTGCAGTGGAAGTTTTTCAACAGCAAATTGCAGATGACGCAAAAGTGTTGAGGGCTCACAAGTTGGCCGCAGCCAGGAAG TGTGTAGACCAGTTAGCCATCGTACAGAAAGAACTCCAAACTTGTGTGATCGACGTTGAtaaaacgaagaaattataCTTTGATGAAGAGCATAGCGCCCACGATGTTAGAGATAAAGCCAGAGACATCGAAGAAAA attaaaaaagaaaaaagggtCATTCTTCCAATCAATCACatcgttacaaaaaaatagtgCTAAAGTATCATCAAAACGCGACCAATTAGAAGAGAAATCAACGGGAGCAAGAAACGATTACATTCTCTGTTTAGCAGCCGCGAACGCCCACCAAACCAGATATTTCGTAGTAGATCTTCAACTAGCCATGACGACGATGGAGAGTAACGTATACGACAAAGTAGCAGAATATTTAACCTTGATGGGTCGCACGGAACTTTTAACGTGTTCAGCTATGCAAAACTCCTTTAGCACAATCCGCGATCAAGCGAAGCAACTAACCAGAGAATACAACCTCCAATGTTGTTACCTCTATTATCCCGTATTAAAACAACACATTCAATACGATTACGAACCGTGCGATAACGATGCTGTGCATACGATAACGGCTGATCACGATTCTGCTGCGGCTACGTTAAGTAAAGAAGCGAGAAGATGGGCTACGAAAATAGCcagagaaaataataatattaaagagTCGGTGAGGAAATTACAGATTTATACTGCGCTAAGGGAATCTGGTCAAAAGACGGATCCGAATGATCCCAACGGACCCGATTtggaaacaaaaattgaagaaatgaagCAGAATATTAGGAGAAGTGAAACGGCCAAAACGAAAGCGGATGCGCGTATTGAAGCTCTTAGGAAAGGTGGTGTTAATGTTGATGAGTGGTTACAGGAAGCTGAAACGTTGACGGTTCAAGATATTCAAAGGTCAACGAGTTCATTGTCGATGAGGACGGATGCGTCAGGTGCTGcg GATCATCCAAGTTCAGATTCATTTTACGATAGTGATTACGCGGAAGGTGATACCGCAACAATTCCAGCGGAAAGACCGCAAGAACCAGAGGAACCCCAACGTGATGATAGCCAAGAGGTCGACGGTGAGTGGG ctaTGCTGGAACAAGAACGTCAACGGATAGAACAATTAACCGCGGGTTGGGACGATCCAACGCAGGTAGATTGGGGTGCGGATGATGCGGAACCGGAGGGATTACCCAGAGAAAGGACGCCATCAGGACCAACGTTGAAATGTACGGCGTTGTATTCGTATACG GCCCAGAATCCTGACGAGCTGACAATCGTGGAGAATGAACAGTTGGAGGTCGTCGGGGAGGGTGACGGCGACGGTTGGCTTCGCGCCAGAAACTATCGCGGTGAGGAGGGTTATGTCCCTCACAATTACCTGGATGTCGAACGGGAACAATCGGTAACAACTCCTGGCTTAGTTCAACAGATTTCCTTTTCGTCCGTTGACTACACGGTGGACAACGAAGAGGAAAGTCTTCCGCAATCCGAAACGAACCAATCACCAGAACaa GTATCCGTAATAGCAGCACCATTAGTACAAGACACACCTCCAATAGATCAAACGTTCGGTTATTGTTGTGCCCTTTACGATTACGACGGCGAAGGGGATGAAGAGTTAACTTTCGAGGAAGGTCAAGTAATAAGAATCGTAAGCAAATGTGCGCATAGCGTCGATGATGGTTGGTGGAAAGGAGAACTTGAAGGCAGGATCGGAAATTTCCCTTCGTTAGTTGTCGAAGAATGTGATGAAAACGGGGAACCACTCACAGAACATTGGAATGAATCCCCCCCTTGTTCCGCACCACCTGTTTTCACGCCTCCGGAAATTCCGGAGCATCTCATACCAGCCGACGaggaaataattattgaagATACTCCTCAATCGGAAGATGGAAGCAGCAGCAAGCCGCCTTCCCAACCGCCTCCTCCACCATTAGTTCAAGCCGTTAATAATGCTTTTTCGATGGAATTAAGTCGGAACCAACAACAACAGTATGGATCGCAGTTTGAAAACGACATACCGA CTATAGACGTTCCTAGCGTCGTTGTTGCGGATGAG gACGGAGAAGCAGTAACGGAAAGTGACCAAACAGACGAGTACGGTTTAGGTGTCGCTCAGATAGTAATAACAGCGGCGACACCAATGGTCGAAGAAGCGGACCATTCATTTCCGCAAACGGAAGAGGAAGAACCGCCACCATCGAATCACGTCGAAGAAACAACGACGGCGACAACGATAGCGGAAGAAGAGGAACCAACTTTCGACGACGAGATGACGGAAATCGAAAAGGGCGATCCGATGACAACGACCACTTCTAGCGGCTTCGAAGACCTGGAGGACCGATACGGTAACGACGATCAACCGGATTCCGCGCAATACCCGGTGAGCAGTAGCACTGAAGGAGAGGGTGAAACGACGGGACCAAGCACTGCTGAAAATTCAATTTGTAACGTTCCTCCGATGGAGGATAACGAACCGCCAAAGCAAGTCGTTGGCGGCAGGGCCAGTATTCCCGACGAACTCGAACCTCACCAACTGGCCAGGCTGCAAGACCTGAAGGAATCGAACGCGTAG
- the LOC111420510 gene encoding protein nervous wreck isoform X1 → MGRLKSRKFDVCQKGNYVKFLKNLHSEQLAKLALKNQHECDLLEDIRSFTIKRSAIEKSYSEALLKISSAYLNKKIPNIPDIKLDGGEEKWNMWNVWRTVLEENEKLARARLAAVEVFQQQIADDAKVLRAHKLAAARKCVDQLAIVQKELQTCVIDVDKTKKLYFDEEHSAHDVRDKARDIEEKLKKKKGSFFQSITSLQKNSAKVSSKRDQLEEKSTGARNDYILCLAAANAHQTRYFVVDLQLAMTTMESNVYDKVAEYLTLMGRTELLTCSAMQNSFSTIRDQAKQLTREYNLQCCYLYYPVLKQHIQYDYEPCDNDAVHTITADHDSAAATLSKEARRWATKIARENNNIKESVRKLQIYTALRESGQKTDPNDPNGPDLETKIEEMKQNIRRSETAKTKADARIEALRKGGVNVDEWLQEAETLTVQDIQRSTSSLSMRTDASGAADHPSSDSFYDSDYAEGDTATIPAERPQEPEEPQRDDSQEVDGEWAMLEQERQRIEQLTAGWDDPTQVDWGADDAEPEGLPRERTPSGPTLKCTALYSYTAQNPDELTIVENEQLEVVGEGDGDGWLRARNYRGEEGYVPHNYLDVEREQSVTTPGLVQQISFSSVDYTVDNEEESLPQSETNQSPEQVSVIAAPLVQDTPPIDQTFGYCCALYDYDGEGDEELTFEEGQVIRIVSKCAHSVDDGWWKGELEGRIGNFPSLVVEECDENGEPLTEHWNESPPCSAPPVFTPPEIPEHLIPADEEIIIEDTPQSEDGSSSKPPSQPPPPPLVQAVNNAFSMELSRNQQQQYGSQFENDIPTIDVPSVVVADEDGEAVTESDQTDEYGLGVAQIVITAATPMVEEADHSFPQTEEEEPPPSNHVEETTTATTIAEEEEPTFDDEMTEIEKGDPMTTTTSSGFEDLEDRYGNDDQPDSAQYPVSSSTEGEGETTGPSTAENSICNVPPMEDNEPPKQVVGGRASIPDELEPHQLARLQDLKESNA, encoded by the exons gAATATGTGGAACGTTTGGCGTACAGTTTTagaagaaaacgaaaagttaGCTCGAGCTAGATTGGCTGCAGTGGAAGTTTTTCAACAGCAAATTGCAGATGACGCAAAAGTGTTGAGGGCTCACAAGTTGGCCGCAGCCAGGAAG TGTGTAGACCAGTTAGCCATCGTACAGAAAGAACTCCAAACTTGTGTGATCGACGTTGAtaaaacgaagaaattataCTTTGATGAAGAGCATAGCGCCCACGATGTTAGAGATAAAGCCAGAGACATCGAAGAAAA attaaaaaagaaaaaagggtCATTCTTCCAATCAATCACatcgttacaaaaaaatagtgCTAAAGTATCATCAAAACGCGACCAATTAGAAGAGAAATCAACGGGAGCAAGAAACGATTACATTCTCTGTTTAGCAGCCGCGAACGCCCACCAAACCAGATATTTCGTAGTAGATCTTCAACTAGCCATGACGACGATGGAGAGTAACGTATACGACAAAGTAGCAGAATATTTAACCTTGATGGGTCGCACGGAACTTTTAACGTGTTCAGCTATGCAAAACTCCTTTAGCACAATCCGCGATCAAGCGAAGCAACTAACCAGAGAATACAACCTCCAATGTTGTTACCTCTATTATCCCGTATTAAAACAACACATTCAATACGATTACGAACCGTGCGATAACGATGCTGTGCATACGATAACGGCTGATCACGATTCTGCTGCGGCTACGTTAAGTAAAGAAGCGAGAAGATGGGCTACGAAAATAGCcagagaaaataataatattaaagagTCGGTGAGGAAATTACAGATTTATACTGCGCTAAGGGAATCTGGTCAAAAGACGGATCCGAATGATCCCAACGGACCCGATTtggaaacaaaaattgaagaaatgaagCAGAATATTAGGAGAAGTGAAACGGCCAAAACGAAAGCGGATGCGCGTATTGAAGCTCTTAGGAAAGGTGGTGTTAATGTTGATGAGTGGTTACAGGAAGCTGAAACGTTGACGGTTCAAGATATTCAAAGGTCAACGAGTTCATTGTCGATGAGGACGGATGCGTCAGGTGCTGcg GATCATCCAAGTTCAGATTCATTTTACGATAGTGATTACGCGGAAGGTGATACCGCAACAATTCCAGCGGAAAGACCGCAAGAACCAGAGGAACCCCAACGTGATGATAGCCAAGAGGTCGACGGTGAGTGGG ctaTGCTGGAACAAGAACGTCAACGGATAGAACAATTAACCGCGGGTTGGGACGATCCAACGCAGGTAGATTGGGGTGCGGATGATGCGGAACCGGAGGGATTACCCAGAGAAAGGACGCCATCAGGACCAACGTTGAAATGTACGGCGTTGTATTCGTATACG GCCCAGAATCCTGACGAGCTGACAATCGTGGAGAATGAACAGTTGGAGGTCGTCGGGGAGGGTGACGGCGACGGTTGGCTTCGCGCCAGAAACTATCGCGGTGAGGAGGGTTATGTCCCTCACAATTACCTGGATGTCGAACGGGAACAATCGGTAACAACTCCTGGCTTAGTTCAACAGATTTCCTTTTCGTCCGTTGACTACACGGTGGACAACGAAGAGGAAAGTCTTCCGCAATCCGAAACGAACCAATCACCAGAACaa GTATCCGTAATAGCAGCACCATTAGTACAAGACACACCTCCAATAGATCAAACGTTCGGTTATTGTTGTGCCCTTTACGATTACGACGGCGAAGGGGATGAAGAGTTAACTTTCGAGGAAGGTCAAGTAATAAGAATCGTAAGCAAATGTGCGCATAGCGTCGATGATGGTTGGTGGAAAGGAGAACTTGAAGGCAGGATCGGAAATTTCCCTTCGTTAGTTGTCGAAGAATGTGATGAAAACGGGGAACCACTCACAGAACATTGGAATGAATCCCCCCCTTGTTCCGCACCACCTGTTTTCACGCCTCCGGAAATTCCGGAGCATCTCATACCAGCCGACGaggaaataattattgaagATACTCCTCAATCGGAAGATGGAAGCAGCAGCAAGCCGCCTTCCCAACCGCCTCCTCCACCATTAGTTCAAGCCGTTAATAATGCTTTTTCGATGGAATTAAGTCGGAACCAACAACAACAGTATGGATCGCAGTTTGAAAACGACATACCGA CTATAGACGTTCCTAGCGTCGTTGTTGCGGATGAG gACGGAGAAGCAGTAACGGAAAGTGACCAAACAGACGAGTACGGTTTAGGTGTCGCTCAGATAGTAATAACAGCGGCGACACCAATGGTCGAAGAAGCGGACCATTCATTTCCGCAAACGGAAGAGGAAGAACCGCCACCATCGAATCACGTCGAAGAAACAACGACGGCGACAACGATAGCGGAAGAAGAGGAACCAACTTTCGACGACGAGATGACGGAAATCGAAAAGGGCGATCCGATGACAACGACCACTTCTAGCGGCTTCGAAGACCTGGAGGACCGATACGGTAACGACGATCAACCGGATTCCGCGCAATACCCGGTGAGCAGTAGCACTGAAGGAGAGGGTGAAACGACGGGACCAAGCACTGCTGAAAATTCAATTTGTAACGTTCCTCCGATGGAGGATAACGAACCGCCAAAGCAAGTCGTTGGCGGCAGGGCCAGTATTCCCGACGAACTCGAACCTCACCAACTGGCCAGGCTGCAAGACCTGAAGGAATCGAACGCGTAG